In the Candidatus Delongbacteria bacterium genome, GGCGAATCGCGATTCCGCCACCCGAGGATCACGCGCAGGTGTCTCACGGGGATCGGGACGATAGTCCACGACCAACGGAGCCTCCTGGATGACGCGCTTTTCCTGGACCGGGGCCGAAGCGGGCTCGGGCAACACATAGGTCTGAGCAGGACTCACCATGCGAGTTCCAAGGGCCGGATCACCCAGGGCCTCGTCGACTCTGCCAAGCCCCGTGGCGATGACCGTGACACGGATCTGGCCTTCCATGGATGGATCCATCACGGCGCCGAAGAAGATGTCGCAATCGGGACCGGCCTCGTCGTAGATGACCTTGCTGGCCTCGCTGACATCATACAGGGTCATCTGGGATCCACCGGTGATGTTGATCAGCAGTGCGCGGGCCCCCTGAATGGAGCACTCGTCGAGCAGGGGACTGGAGATGGCCTTCTGGGCCGCTTCCACCGCCGCGTACTCGCCACTGGAACTGCCGACACCCATCAGGGCCTCGCCCGGCTCGCTCATCACGGCGCGCACGTCGGCGAAGTCAAGGTTGATCAGACCGGTGACCGTGATCAGGTCGGAAATGCCCTTGACCGCCTGAAGCAGAACTTCGTCGGCGATCTTGAAGGCATCGGTCAGGGCACAGGAATTGTCCACGATGGATTGCAGGCGCTGGTTGGGTACGACGATCAGGGTGTCCACGCACTCTTTCAGGCGGGACAGCCCCTCGTCGGCACGGCGCATGCGGGGACGGCCTTCGAACACGAAGGGTCGGGTCACGATGCCCACGGTCAGGGCACCTGCTTCCCGGGCCAGGGTGGCCACTTCGGGGGCAGCACCGGTGCCGGTGCCTCCTCCCATGCCGGCGGTGACGAAGACCATGTCTGCCCCCTGGACCAGGGGACGGATCTCGTCCTCATCTTCGATC is a window encoding:
- the ftsZ gene encoding cell division protein FtsZ produces the protein MSELLFHFDEGQADGARIRVIGVGGAGGNAVDRMISSRLKGVEFAVVNTDLQALNVNSAPLKVQIGKKETRGLGAGADPERARRAVIEDEDEIRPLVQGADMVFVTAGMGGGTGTGAAPEVATLAREAGALTVGIVTRPFVFEGRPRMRRADEGLSRLKECVDTLIVVPNQRLQSIVDNSCALTDAFKIADEVLLQAVKGISDLITVTGLINLDFADVRAVMSEPGEALMGVGSSSGEYAAVEAAQKAISSPLLDECSIQGARALLINITGGSQMTLYDVSEASKVIYDEAGPDCDIFFGAVMDPSMEGQIRVTVIATGLGRVDEALGDPALGTRMVSPAQTYVLPEPASAPVQEKRVIQEAPLVVDYRPDPRETPARDPRVAESRFADSRTADSRPSDNRPAESRPNGSGDSHPFAPRSDRQITERIQSITANARDDENLDVPAFLRRSMD